One window from the genome of Actinoplanes teichomyceticus ATCC 31121 encodes:
- a CDS encoding class I SAM-dependent methyltransferase → MEAEERRRHALSFGAAASAYAEHRPDYAQAAVRWALAPAPGSRVLDLGAGTGKLTAGLVAAGGEVSAVEPDPAMLAELRRALPQVRALSGSAEAIPLPDASVDAVLAGNALHWFDMAVAGPEIARVLVPGGILAGLWNVLDDRVDWVAGLARISGSAAIGPRDTPAGWRAATARLHLPADGTAARFGSPQQAAFGHGQRRTAVSLVAALATRAGMLVMPDQQRQAALDRIRAFLAGRPETADGEFTLPMLTCVLRLRPRARKVAA, encoded by the coding sequence ATGGAAGCGGAGGAACGTCGGCGGCACGCCTTGTCGTTCGGCGCGGCGGCGAGCGCGTACGCCGAGCACCGCCCCGACTACGCGCAGGCCGCCGTGCGGTGGGCGCTGGCGCCCGCGCCCGGGTCACGGGTGCTCGACCTGGGCGCCGGCACCGGCAAGCTCACCGCCGGCCTGGTCGCGGCCGGCGGTGAGGTCAGCGCGGTCGAGCCGGACCCGGCCATGCTCGCCGAGTTGCGCCGCGCGCTGCCGCAGGTGCGTGCGCTCAGCGGCAGCGCCGAGGCGATACCGTTGCCGGACGCGTCCGTCGACGCCGTGCTGGCCGGCAACGCCCTGCACTGGTTCGACATGGCCGTCGCGGGCCCGGAGATCGCCCGGGTGCTGGTGCCCGGCGGCATCCTGGCCGGGCTGTGGAACGTCCTGGACGACCGGGTCGACTGGGTGGCCGGGCTGGCCCGGATCAGCGGCAGCGCGGCGATCGGCCCGCGTGACACGCCGGCCGGCTGGCGCGCCGCGACCGCGCGGCTGCACCTGCCGGCCGACGGCACGGCTGCCCGGTTCGGTTCGCCGCAGCAGGCCGCGTTCGGCCACGGGCAGCGCCGCACCGCGGTCTCGCTGGTCGCGGCCCTGGCGACCCGGGCCGGGATGCTGGTCATGCCGGACCAGCAGCGCCAGGCTGCCCTGGACCGCATCCGCGCCTTCCTGGCGGGCCGGCCGGAGACCGCGGACGGCGAGTTCACCCTGCCGATGCTGACCTGCGTGCTGCGCCTCCGGCCGCGCGCGCGGAAGGTGGCGGCTTGA
- a CDS encoding RICIN domain-containing protein — protein MSVRLLRRAAIALLTVGVVLGFSAVPASANGVDQLRRQNGNVCVVVRGAAENAPAVLTTCANYADQKWNAVEHTGGWWSFHNENSGKCLAVHGTANDTQAVQTTCALSQNPDQRWWLEVFGDDLWGFRNVNSGKCLVGKGAAGGRVVQSTCDGDRYTDQRWYHGGVQL, from the coding sequence ATGTCTGTCCGTTTGCTGCGGCGCGCAGCAATCGCCCTGCTCACTGTCGGCGTCGTCCTTGGATTCAGCGCCGTGCCCGCTTCCGCCAACGGCGTCGACCAGCTCCGGCGGCAGAATGGCAACGTGTGCGTCGTGGTCCGCGGGGCGGCCGAGAACGCGCCGGCCGTGCTGACCACCTGCGCGAACTACGCCGATCAGAAGTGGAACGCCGTGGAGCACACCGGCGGCTGGTGGTCCTTCCACAACGAGAACTCCGGCAAATGCCTTGCGGTACATGGCACGGCCAACGACACCCAGGCAGTTCAGACCACCTGCGCGCTCTCCCAGAATCCCGACCAACGCTGGTGGCTGGAGGTCTTCGGTGACGACCTCTGGGGATTCCGGAACGTCAACAGTGGCAAGTGCCTGGTGGGCAAGGGCGCCGCGGGCGGCCGAGTGGTGCAGAGCACGTGCGACGGCGACCGCTACACCGACCAGAGGTGGTACCACGGAGGGGTCCAGCTCTGA
- a CDS encoding VOC family protein, which yields MASPVSAVAAGGRDPVPDSAAEPHHRRRLPSPGLRDLAGHLAPDAAPRVSANGYGDPEPHRRQRLSQVERLVSLGATRLRVDEHGVVVLADPDGNEFGVLPP from the coding sequence GTGGCCAGCCCCGTCAGCGCCGTGGCGGCGGGCGGCAGGGATCCGGTCCCGGACAGTGCGGCGGAACCGCACCACCGACGCCGGCTACCGAGCCCGGGCCTGCGCGACCTCGCCGGCCACCTGGCCCCCGACGCCGCCCCGCGGGTGAGCGCGAACGGCTACGGCGATCCTGAGCCACACCGGCGTCAGCGGCTGTCGCAGGTCGAGCGGCTGGTGTCTCTCGGGGCGACCCGGCTGCGGGTCGATGAGCACGGCGTCGTCGTGCTGGCCGATCCCGACGGCAACGAGTTCGGTGTACTGCCGCCGTGA
- a CDS encoding aminoglycoside phosphotransferase family protein, translating to MEQALDGKSDRSREPSWTEVAREQDTETRLLRHEHRTAVSPMQAYETERATRAAISSATSLGLTAHDAAVLHNSNTLTLRLQPCDVLARVAPAAHQCARLEVDVAQRLAEAGSPVAALESPRVFVRGDYVVTLWTYYEPVTTQPIPHAEYVTALERLHAGMREIDLPIPHFTDRVSAAQTLVTDHARTPGLADSDRLLLASVLDRMRRAVTESGRPEQLLHGEPHPGNLISTRTGPLFIDFETCCRGPIEFDLAHAPDDVGDRYPGADHQLLRDCRTLMLAMITAWRWDRDDRFPDGRRLGIQWLSHLRTATAHRDG from the coding sequence GTGGAGCAGGCCCTGGATGGAAAGTCCGATCGATCCCGTGAACCCAGCTGGACGGAGGTCGCCCGTGAACAGGACACCGAAACACGGCTGCTACGCCACGAACACCGAACTGCGGTTTCTCCGATGCAGGCATATGAGACCGAGCGGGCAACACGGGCAGCCATATCGAGCGCCACTTCTCTCGGCCTAACCGCCCACGACGCCGCTGTCCTGCACAACTCCAACACGCTCACCCTGCGGTTGCAGCCCTGTGACGTGCTCGCCCGGGTGGCTCCGGCCGCGCACCAATGCGCCCGGCTCGAAGTGGATGTCGCTCAACGGCTGGCCGAAGCCGGAAGCCCGGTGGCCGCGCTGGAATCACCTCGGGTCTTTGTCCGAGGGGACTACGTTGTCACCCTCTGGACCTACTACGAACCGGTGACCACTCAGCCGATCCCCCACGCGGAATACGTGACCGCGCTGGAGCGTCTGCACGCCGGAATGCGTGAGATCGACTTGCCGATCCCACACTTCACGGACAGGGTTTCCGCGGCCCAGACGCTGGTGACCGACCACGCCCGAACGCCAGGACTGGCTGACTCGGACCGGCTCCTGCTCGCCAGTGTGTTGGACCGCATGCGTCGAGCGGTCACGGAGAGCGGCCGGCCCGAGCAGCTGCTGCATGGCGAACCCCATCCCGGCAACCTGATCTCGACCCGGACCGGCCCTCTTTTCATCGACTTCGAGACGTGCTGCCGCGGGCCGATCGAGTTCGATCTGGCCCACGCGCCCGACGACGTCGGGGACCGCTACCCGGGTGCCGACCACCAGCTGCTGCGCGATTGCCGAACCCTCATGCTGGCGATGATCACAGCATGGCGCTGGGATCGCGACGATCGGTTCCCCGACGGCCGCCGCCTCGGCATCCAGTGGCTGAGCCACCTGCGGACAGCAACGGCGCATCGGGATGGGTAA